A region of Marnyiella aurantia DNA encodes the following proteins:
- a CDS encoding cbb3-type cytochrome c oxidase N-terminal domain-containing protein produces MKHRTPVYINILIILSILFILYYMFVQDTSFITSPYFVGTIVISSVMAFIHSAIGDLIENDQFKKLSPDEQRVYLEGKNTPYFKRLYDAAFKKQSNTVEKDILIDHGFDGIMELDNQLPKWWLGLFYFGVAYCIVYMTSYFLTDFADPYKEYEVEHKEQIASIEKWMKETPPPTIDNAVYSADNIAAGEEVFKTNCISCHMEGGKGGIGPNLTDNNWINQPEKTLFKNVFHMVENGSQNNPTMQAFGKNGVLSGFDIQNVAAYVYHINQEKQPVTPAQGGQAPQGDPANWEE; encoded by the coding sequence ATGAAACATAGAACGCCGGTTTATATTAACATCCTGATTATACTGAGTATCTTATTCATACTGTACTATATGTTTGTACAGGATACCTCCTTTATTACTTCGCCCTATTTCGTGGGTACGATAGTAATCAGTTCTGTGATGGCTTTCATTCACAGCGCTATTGGAGACCTTATTGAAAATGACCAGTTCAAGAAACTGAGCCCGGACGAGCAAAGAGTATATCTGGAAGGTAAGAACACTCCGTATTTCAAAAGACTGTACGATGCGGCTTTCAAGAAGCAGTCCAATACTGTTGAAAAAGATATCCTGATCGACCATGGTTTTGACGGTATTATGGAGCTGGACAACCAACTGCCAAAATGGTGGCTGGGACTGTTCTACTTTGGAGTAGCTTATTGTATCGTGTATATGACCTCGTATTTCCTTACCGATTTTGCAGATCCATATAAAGAATATGAAGTTGAACACAAGGAACAGATTGCAAGCATCGAAAAATGGATGAAGGAAACTCCACCACCAACGATAGATAACGCTGTTTACTCGGCAGATAATATTGCCGCCGGCGAGGAGGTTTTTAAAACCAACTGTATCTCCTGCCATATGGAAGGTGGAAAAGGAGGAATTGGACCAAACCTTACAGATAACAACTGGATAAACCAACCGGAGAAAACACTTTTTAAAAATGTATTTCATATGGTTGAAAACGGTTCACAGAACAACCCTACCATGCAGGCATTCGGTAAGAATGGTGTACTTAGTGGATTTGATATCCAGAATGTGGCAGCATATGTGTATCACATTAACCAGGAAAAACAACCGGTCACTCCGGCGCAGGGAGGTCAGGCCCCTCAGGGAGATCCTGCCAACTGGGAAGAATAA
- a CDS encoding MATE family efflux transporter has translation MQKTFIHTFLSRALILILNFGIIIFATNVWGSQGKGSISMLIADLAIIGFISNIFVGSITYLTSRYKTADILGIAYVWSVVVGISIPLVVHFAIRPVYDLRYLVLLSVLFSLLTSNINHFIGKQDIAKFNLYTILQQGVHLVFILAAFYIFGITSLNTYFITLIACYGVLFFVSTLQLSTESKLPEFSFSGAVIRSMFSYGWKTQLSALMQFMNYRLSFYFLEVYRGIASVGVFSIGVALSEGIWAVSRSLSTILYSKVVNSSNQLESVDAAKVAIKLSFLVTSFFVLIILCVPAEVYTIVFGEAFYQTKLIFMLLSPGILAIAVSNIVGSYFAGVNRLQVLNIKSFVGLAFTVISSVYVIPRWGIIGACVVTTISYCLSSGILFWKFYKGTTFKVADLLPTKAELTFVKQFFSTGNK, from the coding sequence ATGCAGAAAACCTTCATCCATACTTTTCTCTCACGGGCTCTTATCCTGATTCTTAATTTTGGAATCATCATTTTCGCGACCAATGTCTGGGGCAGTCAGGGAAAGGGAAGCATTTCCATGCTTATTGCCGATCTGGCCATTATCGGGTTCATCAGCAATATCTTTGTGGGCAGTATAACCTACCTTACTTCAAGATATAAAACGGCAGATATCCTGGGTATAGCCTATGTATGGTCAGTAGTCGTGGGCATTTCCATTCCCTTGGTTGTCCATTTTGCCATACGTCCGGTTTACGATCTAAGATATCTTGTGCTCCTTTCTGTGCTGTTTTCACTGCTTACGTCTAATATCAACCATTTCATTGGTAAACAGGATATTGCAAAATTCAATCTGTACACCATCCTGCAGCAGGGTGTCCATCTTGTATTCATTTTGGCAGCCTTCTATATTTTTGGTATTACCAGTCTCAATACCTATTTTATAACGCTTATTGCCTGTTATGGCGTCCTTTTCTTTGTAAGTACCCTACAGCTTTCCACTGAATCCAAACTGCCGGAATTTTCATTCTCCGGCGCGGTTATCCGGAGCATGTTCAGTTATGGTTGGAAGACGCAGCTAAGCGCCTTAATGCAGTTCATGAATTACAGACTTTCGTTCTATTTCCTGGAAGTATACCGGGGTATTGCCAGTGTAGGCGTATTTTCTATAGGTGTTGCCCTATCCGAAGGTATTTGGGCAGTGAGCAGGAGTCTTTCCACGATACTGTATTCTAAAGTTGTGAACAGCAGTAACCAACTGGAGTCGGTTGATGCCGCCAAGGTTGCGATAAAGCTCAGCTTCCTTGTGACTTCATTTTTTGTTCTGATTATACTCTGTGTACCGGCAGAAGTTTACACTATTGTTTTTGGCGAGGCTTTTTATCAGACCAAACTTATATTTATGCTCCTGTCACCTGGGATTCTTGCCATAGCGGTAAGCAATATTGTGGGTTCCTATTTTGCAGGCGTAAACCGGCTTCAGGTACTGAATATAAAGTCATTTGTAGGGCTGGCCTTTACCGTTATTTCGTCCGTCTACGTCATTCCGAGATGGGGCATTATTGGCGCCTGCGTGGTGACTACCATTTCCTATTGCCTGTCTTCCGGAATCCTGTTCTGGAAGTTCTATAAGGGCACAACTTTCAAAGTTGCAGATTTACTACCTACGAAAGCAGAACTTACATTTGTAAAGCAATTTTTCTCAACGGGGAATAAATGA
- a CDS encoding glycosyltransferase, with translation MLKILFLTTAHQYDDDRILHHQAKELVSQGHKVKICSLSSNYLGEIEGVEIESQAILNESATGKLEYLRKICARFNPDRIICSEPLAVIAAWLATRKSKAITVYDVTEWYPSTRMVATYPTLLKPFHALRFFLIQLFAGAVSDRYIFGEPSKKFPLSYIFPFKKKILLPYYPMKRYITEKINVLRRDSITLAYTGTFSKEKGIEHFFNAASELRTRRSSLKLNILLVGSAKGKEGEAYFDFILKKYHWENIQILPPVRLESFTESLTEADVCFDLRPITFENDHCLPIKIFYYAAAGKPVIYSNLKATRNAVDVGKFGWLVNPEDSATIASHIESYLDSPNIYRKHALNARAAFQTKYNWDQIKASFTEFIVDSKN, from the coding sequence ATGCTCAAAATCCTATTTCTTACAACTGCCCACCAATATGATGATGACAGGATTTTACATCATCAGGCCAAAGAACTGGTTTCACAGGGGCATAAGGTGAAGATTTGCAGCCTTTCCTCCAACTATCTCGGCGAGATAGAAGGTGTTGAAATTGAGTCACAGGCAATCCTGAATGAAAGTGCCACTGGTAAACTGGAGTATTTGCGGAAGATTTGTGCACGGTTCAATCCAGACCGTATTATCTGTTCGGAACCTCTTGCAGTTATCGCTGCCTGGCTTGCGACACGAAAATCTAAGGCAATTACCGTCTATGACGTTACTGAATGGTACCCATCCACAAGGATGGTAGCAACTTACCCAACTCTCCTTAAACCCTTTCACGCCCTGCGTTTTTTTCTGATCCAGCTTTTTGCCGGCGCGGTAAGCGACCGGTATATATTTGGCGAGCCAAGTAAGAAGTTTCCGTTATCCTATATTTTTCCCTTCAAAAAAAAAATACTGTTGCCGTATTATCCCATGAAAAGGTATATTACAGAAAAGATTAATGTTTTGCGCCGGGACAGCATCACTTTAGCTTATACCGGAACATTCAGTAAGGAAAAAGGGATAGAGCATTTTTTTAATGCTGCCTCTGAACTCCGGACCCGCAGATCTAGCCTTAAATTAAATATCCTCCTTGTCGGAAGTGCGAAAGGGAAAGAAGGTGAGGCATATTTTGACTTTATTCTTAAAAAATACCATTGGGAGAATATTCAGATTCTTCCGCCTGTGCGTCTTGAGTCCTTCACCGAAAGCCTGACCGAAGCCGATGTCTGTTTTGATTTGAGACCTATAACATTTGAGAATGACCACTGCCTTCCTATAAAGATTTTTTACTACGCCGCCGCCGGTAAACCGGTAATTTATTCGAATCTGAAAGCAACGCGCAATGCCGTGGATGTTGGCAAATTCGGCTGGCTGGTAAACCCCGAAGACAGCGCAACAATTGCAAGCCATATTGAAAGCTATCTGGACAGCCCCAATATTTACCGTAAGCATGCATTGAATGCCCGTGCGGCATTTCAGACTAAATACAATTGGGACCAGATTAAAGCATCGTTTACTGAATTTATAGTGGACAGTAAAAATTAA
- a CDS encoding sulfite exporter TauE/SafE family protein produces MENALLLSALVLGIGSGFHCIGMCGPIAMSMGLTRKQAANYHLQNITYNLGRIVTYSILGALLGLVGEGFNIAGLQQYLTIAVGILLIFMALFSFGGKDFASKIPFLSGLLLKVKKKLASLLQKADYRSRFTTGILNGFLPCGMVYMALTASLAAGGIWQGALFMAIFGLGTFPFMFAVVLLGNLMTNAFRIKILKVIPIMMLVLGMLFVIRGMELGIPYLSPTHEAMQVNHNNSAEHHQGDHSTCH; encoded by the coding sequence ATGGAAAATGCACTTCTGTTATCAGCCCTGGTACTGGGCATCGGGTCAGGATTTCACTGCATAGGCATGTGCGGACCCATTGCAATGTCTATGGGACTGACAAGGAAACAGGCGGCCAACTATCACCTGCAAAATATAACCTACAATCTGGGCAGGATTGTAACCTATTCTATACTAGGAGCACTGCTCGGCTTGGTAGGCGAAGGGTTTAATATCGCAGGTCTCCAGCAGTACCTTACAATTGCTGTAGGTATTCTCCTGATTTTTATGGCACTGTTCTCCTTTGGCGGAAAGGATTTCGCCTCGAAAATTCCTTTTTTGTCGGGATTGCTTCTGAAGGTGAAGAAGAAACTTGCTTCCCTCCTGCAAAAAGCCGATTACCGCTCCAGGTTTACCACCGGTATCCTTAACGGTTTCCTGCCCTGCGGAATGGTCTATATGGCGCTTACAGCTTCGCTGGCAGCCGGTGGCATCTGGCAAGGCGCTTTATTTATGGCAATTTTCGGCTTAGGCACATTTCCGTTTATGTTTGCAGTCGTATTACTGGGTAACCTGATGACTAATGCTTTCAGAATTAAAATCCTTAAGGTTATTCCGATAATGATGCTTGTTTTGGGTATGCTCTTCGTAATACGCGGTATGGAGCTGGGAATCCCTTACCTCTCTCCAACGCACGAAGCAATGCAGGTAAACCATAATAACTCAGCAGAACACCACCAGGGAGATCATTCCACTTGTCATTAA
- a CDS encoding Crp/Fnr family transcriptional regulator: MSQEKQVILEASIRDIFSKESLKQRLSAEDFERYRSATETVTYHKGEILFDEQELPKSVFYLHEGTAKLSKQGAYGKEQILRFIKDGDIIGYRSLLCGENFQAKAEAMTDVEATKIPADLFMHLLEHDSKMSFVMLQKIAFELGESSNTVTFLAQKTVRERLAEILLLLEQKLGTDPEGFIKISLTREEIANLIGTATESAIRLISEFKQDSLIETEGRNIRILNHEKLIKLGHVVL, translated from the coding sequence ATGTCGCAGGAAAAACAGGTGATTTTAGAGGCCAGCATTAGGGATATTTTCAGCAAAGAAAGCCTGAAACAAAGGCTGTCTGCAGAGGATTTTGAAAGATACCGGTCGGCAACTGAAACTGTGACCTATCATAAGGGAGAAATACTCTTTGACGAGCAGGAACTGCCCAAAAGTGTTTTCTACCTTCACGAGGGTACTGCCAAGCTTTCCAAGCAGGGAGCTTATGGAAAGGAACAGATCCTGAGATTCATTAAAGATGGCGATATCATTGGCTACCGTTCATTACTTTGTGGTGAAAACTTTCAGGCCAAAGCCGAAGCGATGACGGATGTTGAGGCCACTAAAATACCGGCCGACCTTTTTATGCACCTCCTCGAGCACGACAGCAAAATGTCTTTCGTGATGCTTCAGAAAATCGCATTTGAATTAGGCGAAAGTTCAAACACAGTTACCTTTTTGGCACAGAAAACTGTCCGCGAACGGCTTGCCGAAATCCTTCTTCTGCTGGAACAGAAACTGGGAACTGATCCCGAAGGTTTCATCAAGATCTCACTTACACGTGAAGAGATTGCCAACCTTATCGGTACCGCAACCGAAAGTGCCATCCGCCTGATTTCTGAATTTAAGCAGGACAGCCTTATTGAAACCGAAGGCCGTAATATCAGGATACTGAACCACGAAAAACTTATCAAGCTGGGACACGTCGTTCTGTAA
- the ccoS gene encoding cbb3-type cytochrome oxidase assembly protein CcoS → MDILYLMILCSVSVGIVFLIIFIYNARNGQFEDDESPAVRILLDRDNPVEREAETENKKSNTQEKSD, encoded by the coding sequence ATGGATATACTCTATTTGATGATCCTTTGCAGTGTCTCGGTGGGGATTGTTTTCCTTATCATTTTCATCTACAACGCCCGCAACGGGCAGTTTGAAGACGACGAGTCGCCGGCAGTCAGAATTCTTCTGGACCGTGACAATCCGGTAGAAAGAGAGGCAGAAACAGAAAATAAAAAAAGTAATACACAAGAAAAAAGTGATTAG
- the ccoG gene encoding cytochrome c oxidase accessory protein CcoG, with the protein MSEDTKYSGGQGQVVSPETFRDSVGTMDQSGKRKWVYPRKPRGRYTNYRYLVSIILLAIYFGIPFIEINGNPLLLINVLDREFYIAGKPFYPQDFFILALGAIASIVFILLFTVVFGRIFCGWICPQTIFLEMIFRKVEYAIEGDRNKQIRLDNQAWDSEKIWKRGLKWTIFALISVIITHFMFMYIVGYRRVFQIMQEGPFANPSNFLVMILFTGAFYFVFAWFREQVCTLVCPYGRLQGVLIDKQTINVFYDFKRGENRSKWRKGEDRKAAGKGDCIACNQCVVVCPTGIDIRDGQQLECVNCTACIDACDEVMVKVGLPTGLIRYATEDEIEQQKPFVFSNKMKAYTLVLALLVGFLGFLLYNRGEMEAKFIKPVGSSFIIRDGRIYNTYNYTLLNKTNDKKAVTLKITNPDHGIVSANGTQTVVVDKDKMTKGSVSVSFPENEITRAKQNITIGIYDPEGKLIDEYDTYFEGPFKLQF; encoded by the coding sequence ATGTCAGAAGATACAAAATACAGTGGCGGACAGGGACAGGTGGTCAGCCCCGAAACATTTCGGGATTCTGTAGGCACCATGGATCAGTCCGGCAAAAGAAAATGGGTATACCCCAGAAAACCCAGAGGCCGTTATACCAATTACAGGTATCTGGTCTCAATTATTTTATTAGCCATCTATTTCGGAATTCCTTTTATTGAAATTAACGGAAATCCATTACTGCTAATCAATGTCCTGGACCGGGAATTTTATATAGCCGGTAAACCGTTCTATCCGCAGGACTTCTTTATACTCGCGTTGGGAGCTATTGCTTCCATAGTTTTCATCTTACTCTTTACTGTAGTTTTCGGCAGGATATTCTGCGGGTGGATTTGCCCTCAGACTATTTTCCTGGAAATGATTTTCCGTAAGGTTGAATATGCCATTGAAGGTGACCGTAACAAGCAGATACGCCTGGATAATCAGGCATGGGACAGCGAGAAAATCTGGAAGAGAGGTCTAAAGTGGACTATTTTTGCGCTCATCAGCGTAATCATTACCCACTTTATGTTCATGTACATCGTGGGCTACCGCCGTGTTTTCCAAATCATGCAGGAAGGGCCTTTCGCGAATCCCAGCAATTTCCTAGTGATGATTCTTTTTACCGGCGCATTCTACTTTGTATTTGCATGGTTCCGTGAGCAGGTCTGTACACTTGTATGCCCCTACGGAAGACTTCAGGGAGTATTGATTGACAAACAGACTATAAATGTATTCTACGACTTCAAACGGGGCGAAAACCGTTCAAAATGGCGTAAGGGTGAAGACCGGAAAGCCGCCGGAAAAGGCGACTGCATTGCATGTAACCAATGTGTGGTCGTTTGCCCGACCGGTATCGACATCCGTGACGGACAACAGTTGGAATGTGTAAACTGTACTGCATGTATAGACGCCTGTGACGAGGTGATGGTAAAAGTTGGACTTCCTACAGGACTGATCCGCTATGCTACCGAAGATGAGATTGAGCAGCAGAAGCCATTTGTATTCAGTAACAAGATGAAAGCCTATACACTGGTTCTGGCACTTCTTGTTGGCTTCTTAGGATTTCTTCTTTATAACAGAGGCGAAATGGAAGCAAAATTCATCAAGCCTGTAGGGTCTTCCTTCATCATTCGCGATGGCAGAATATATAATACCTATAACTACACTTTACTAAACAAAACAAACGATAAGAAAGCGGTAACGCTTAAAATTACCAATCCCGACCACGGAATAGTTTCCGCAAACGGTACGCAAACTGTGGTGGTGGATAAAGACAAAATGACCAAAGGATCTGTATCAGTGTCTTTCCCGGAAAATGAGATTACGAGAGCGAAACAGAATATTACTATCGGAATTTACGATCCGGAGGGTAAACTCATAGATGAGTATGATACTTATTTTGAAGGACCTTTTAAATTACAGTTTTAA
- the ccoN gene encoding cytochrome-c oxidase, cbb3-type subunit I — METQKFSYDNNIVRAFLYATVIFGIVGFLFGLTAALMLFYPELPEFFLGSDDDTIKSLAAGNIQGLIDSQGAFGFGRIRMLHTSSVIFAFVCNGFFAGAYYSTQRLLKTRMWSDTLSWIHFWGWQLMIVSVVITFFMGINTSKEYAEHEWPIDILITVIWIIFGINMFATIAIRRVRHLYVAIWFYIGTWIAIAMLHIFNNLEVPVSFAGWKSYSAYAGVKDALVQWWYGHNAVAFVLTTPILGLMYYFLPKAADRPVFSYKLSIIHFWSLIFVYIWAGPHHLQYTALPGWAQALATGFSIMLIAPSWGGMLNGLLTLRGAWDKVRENPVLKFFVVAITCYGMATFEGPLLATKTLNKIGHYTDWVIGHVHIGALGWNGFMAFGMIYYLLPIMWRTKLWSVKLANWHFWLGTLGIIFYAVPLYISGFTQGLMWKQFNPDGTLVYKQWLDTVTAIIPYYIMRFVGGGLYLIGALLMAVNIVKTVRSGSFQKEVPAEAPALGNITKKRKEGEGAHLWLERMPVYLSILSFIAVAIGGSVQIIPTLTIKENVPTISAVKPYSPLELEGRDLYIREGCNACHSQMIRPFRDEVVRFNGKNGQYSKAGEFVYDRPFLWGSKRTGPDLHRQGGKNPSSWHYKHMYNPRSTSAGSIMPRYPWLITNDLDRSDMTAKLNLMKNVFDVPYTKPEIDSADQWANTQASMIVQEIYNEAPDLKAAYAQRPAGELEKKEIIALIAYLQRLGTDIKTTEIKTASND, encoded by the coding sequence ATGGAAACACAAAAGTTTAGTTACGACAATAATATTGTTCGGGCATTTCTATACGCAACCGTCATATTTGGGATCGTAGGGTTTTTATTTGGCCTCACAGCAGCCTTAATGCTGTTTTATCCTGAGCTGCCGGAATTTTTCCTGGGTAGTGATGATGACACCATAAAAAGTCTGGCGGCCGGAAACATCCAGGGCCTTATAGATTCTCAAGGTGCATTTGGATTCGGACGGATCAGGATGCTGCATACCAGTTCAGTAATTTTCGCCTTTGTATGTAATGGCTTCTTTGCCGGAGCTTACTACTCTACGCAGCGACTGCTGAAAACAAGAATGTGGAGCGACACCCTTTCCTGGATCCATTTCTGGGGATGGCAGTTAATGATTGTATCCGTAGTGATCACTTTCTTCATGGGAATTAACACCTCTAAAGAATATGCTGAGCACGAATGGCCAATTGACATTCTTATCACAGTAATTTGGATTATATTCGGTATCAATATGTTCGCCACAATAGCGATCAGACGTGTACGTCACCTTTATGTGGCCATCTGGTTCTATATCGGTACCTGGATTGCAATTGCGATGCTTCATATCTTCAACAACCTTGAAGTACCTGTATCATTTGCAGGATGGAAGTCCTACTCGGCTTACGCCGGTGTGAAAGATGCTCTTGTACAGTGGTGGTACGGTCATAATGCCGTAGCGTTTGTACTTACGACTCCAATTCTGGGTCTTATGTACTATTTCCTGCCAAAAGCTGCAGACAGACCTGTATTTTCATATAAGCTTTCCATTATTCACTTTTGGTCACTGATCTTCGTATATATCTGGGCTGGTCCTCACCACCTTCAGTATACAGCTTTACCGGGATGGGCTCAGGCTCTTGCTACCGGTTTCTCCATCATGCTTATTGCACCGTCCTGGGGAGGTATGCTTAACGGATTACTTACACTTAGAGGTGCCTGGGATAAGGTTAGGGAAAACCCTGTTCTGAAGTTCTTCGTTGTGGCAATTACCTGCTACGGTATGGCAACCTTTGAGGGGCCGTTGTTGGCAACAAAAACATTGAACAAAATCGGTCACTACACTGACTGGGTTATTGGTCACGTTCATATTGGAGCATTAGGCTGGAATGGTTTCATGGCCTTCGGTATGATTTACTACTTACTTCCTATCATGTGGAGAACCAAGTTATGGTCTGTTAAACTTGCCAACTGGCACTTCTGGCTTGGTACATTGGGTATCATCTTCTACGCAGTACCTTTATATATCTCCGGATTTACTCAGGGACTTATGTGGAAGCAGTTCAACCCGGACGGAACCCTCGTTTACAAACAGTGGCTAGACACGGTAACTGCAATTATCCCTTACTATATCATGAGATTTGTAGGTGGAGGACTTTACCTAATCGGTGCACTTCTTATGGCGGTGAACATTGTTAAGACAGTAAGATCCGGATCATTCCAGAAAGAAGTTCCTGCAGAAGCTCCTGCATTGGGTAATATCACGAAAAAGAGAAAAGAAGGCGAAGGTGCACACCTTTGGCTGGAAAGAATGCCTGTTTACCTTTCTATCCTGTCATTCATTGCAGTGGCAATCGGAGGTTCGGTACAGATCATTCCTACACTTACCATTAAGGAAAATGTGCCAACTATCTCGGCGGTTAAGCCCTATTCACCACTTGAACTTGAAGGTCGGGACCTTTATATCCGCGAAGGCTGTAATGCATGTCACTCGCAGATGATCCGTCCTTTCCGTGACGAGGTTGTACGTTTCAACGGTAAGAACGGACAGTATTCCAAGGCTGGAGAATTTGTATATGACCGACCATTCCTTTGGGGATCCAAGAGAACGGGACCGGATTTGCACAGACAGGGTGGCAAGAACCCAAGTTCATGGCACTATAAGCATATGTATAACCCAAGATCTACATCTGCAGGTTCCATTATGCCACGTTACCCATGGCTCATCACAAATGACCTGGACCGTTCCGATATGACGGCGAAACTGAATCTGATGAAAAACGTGTTTGATGTTCCGTACACAAAACCGGAAATAGATTCAGCAGATCAGTGGGCTAATACGCAGGCGTCCATGATTGTTCAGGAAATCTATAACGAAGCTCCTGACCTGAAGGCTGCCTATGCACAAAGACCGGCTGGCGAGCTTGAGAAAAAGGAAATCATCGCACTGATTGCCTACCTGCAGAGGTTGGGTACCGATATCAAGACTACTGAAATCAAAACAGCAAGTAACGATTAA
- the serS gene encoding serine--tRNA ligase yields the protein MLQVSYLRDNKDLVLQGLAKRNFKQSSLVDDAIRHDDDRKKYQFDLDQNLAEMNRISKEIGMFMKEGRKEEAEAAKAKTAQFKENVQNLQQQLKDSEAKLQEILYLIPNIPFEKVKAGTTSDDNEIIFQSHDVHGLGEGAIPHWELAKKYNLIDFELGVKIAGAGFPVYLGKGARLQRALVQFFLDRNVEAGYEEVNPPHVVNEASGYGTGQLPDKEGQMYFINEDNLYLIPTAEVPVTNMYRDVIIDEADLPVKNTAFSQCYRREAGSYGAHVRGLNRLHQFEKVEIVRLEKPENSYAALEEMVEHVKGLLTDLELPFRILRLCGGDMGFTSAMTYDFEVWSAAQEKWLEVSSVSNFETFQANRLKCRFKGSGKTQLVHTLNGSALALPRIMAALLENNQTADGIKLPAKVAEYARFDIIG from the coding sequence ATGTTACAAGTCAGTTACTTACGCGATAATAAAGACCTTGTGCTGCAGGGCCTTGCAAAAAGGAATTTTAAACAATCTTCTTTGGTGGATGATGCCATCCGTCATGACGACGACAGAAAGAAATACCAGTTTGACCTGGACCAGAATCTTGCCGAAATGAACCGTATTTCCAAGGAAATCGGTATGTTTATGAAAGAGGGCAGGAAGGAAGAGGCCGAGGCTGCCAAAGCCAAAACTGCTCAGTTCAAGGAAAACGTTCAGAATCTGCAGCAGCAGCTTAAGGATTCCGAAGCCAAACTTCAGGAGATCCTTTACCTGATACCAAATATTCCTTTCGAAAAAGTGAAAGCAGGTACTACTTCGGACGATAATGAAATCATATTCCAGTCCCATGATGTTCATGGTTTGGGCGAAGGCGCCATACCTCACTGGGAGCTTGCAAAGAAATACAACCTGATTGATTTTGAACTCGGAGTTAAGATCGCTGGTGCAGGTTTTCCGGTATATCTGGGCAAAGGGGCACGTCTGCAGCGCGCTCTGGTTCAGTTCTTTCTGGACAGGAACGTGGAAGCAGGATATGAAGAAGTCAATCCGCCACACGTGGTTAACGAAGCCTCCGGTTATGGTACAGGTCAGCTTCCGGACAAGGAGGGACAGATGTATTTCATCAATGAAGATAACCTGTATCTGATCCCCACCGCCGAAGTACCCGTGACCAATATGTACCGCGATGTAATTATTGATGAAGCAGACCTGCCTGTTAAAAACACAGCCTTTTCCCAGTGTTACCGCAGGGAAGCCGGAAGTTACGGCGCCCACGTTCGCGGACTGAACCGGTTGCACCAATTCGAGAAGGTAGAGATTGTCCGTCTGGAAAAGCCGGAAAACTCATATGCTGCGCTGGAAGAGATGGTAGAGCATGTAAAAGGTCTTCTTACAGACCTGGAACTTCCTTTCCGGATCCTACGGCTTTGTGGCGGCGATATGGGCTTTACCTCCGCCATGACTTATGATTTCGAGGTGTGGAGTGCCGCTCAGGAAAAATGGCTTGAAGTTTCGTCGGTATCTAATTTCGAAACCTTCCAGGCCAACCGTCTGAAATGCAGATTTAAAGGGTCGGGTAAAACACAGCTTGTACACACACTTAACGGTTCAGCTCTGGCGCTGCCGCGTATAATGGCCGCGCTGCTGGAAAATAACCAGACCGCCGATGGGATTAAACTTCCTGCCAAAGTAGCGGAATATGCGCGTTTTGACATAATTGGATAG
- a CDS encoding FixH family protein: MLKKFTWGHGVALALGLFIIFILSMIFYFTSTWKNSELITDDYYEAELAYQDVIDAKSLANGLPEKPQYSQDKMGIRITFPQEYNNINTQFSIDLHRAEDQKLDVIKEMELDGRNSLFIPAAVLAKGNYVLRVHWTRAEKNYQLDYDLVW; the protein is encoded by the coding sequence ATGCTTAAAAAATTCACTTGGGGCCATGGAGTTGCCCTTGCACTCGGGCTGTTCATCATATTTATCCTTTCCATGATCTTTTATTTTACAAGCACCTGGAAGAATTCTGAACTGATTACTGATGACTATTATGAAGCTGAACTTGCGTATCAGGACGTTATTGATGCAAAGTCCCTTGCCAACGGATTGCCGGAAAAACCTCAATATTCTCAGGATAAAATGGGGATCCGGATTACGTTCCCACAGGAATACAACAATATAAATACCCAGTTCAGCATTGATCTGCACCGTGCGGAAGACCAGAAACTGGACGTTATAAAAGAAATGGAGCTGGATGGCAGAAACAGCCTCTTTATTCCTGCGGCAGTACTAGCCAAAGGCAACTATGTACTTCGTGTACACTGGACAAGAGCAGAGAAGAACTACCAATTGGATTACGATTTAGTATGGTAA
- a CDS encoding cbb3-type cytochrome oxidase subunit 3 — protein sequence MIPQSLKDIMANGDGATWLQIISLLLLMVFFLGLVFYVFSRPKKHYREEENAPLDDDQPFNTKN from the coding sequence ATGATACCGCAAAGTTTAAAGGATATAATGGCAAATGGCGATGGCGCAACCTGGCTCCAGATCATTTCATTGCTTCTCCTTATGGTATTCTTTCTCGGACTTGTGTTCTATGTGTTCAGCAGGCCTAAGAAACATTACCGTGAAGAGGAAAACGCACCCTTAGACGACGATCAACCTTTTAATACAAAAAACTAA